In Citrus sinensis cultivar Valencia sweet orange chromosome 3, DVS_A1.0, whole genome shotgun sequence, the sequence CCCACCAGTAGTTTGAGCTTCGTATTGGGTTGTTACAGTTTCCCGTCTTCTTCCAAATACAAGAAAGTCAAGCACCCGCTTCCACAACCCTTGTGTTGTCTTTGTAGCGACAATACTCACAGTACCAATACTAACAACaccatttcttcttcttctttggaTTGGGATTGGAATCGATGGACTCGCCACTTCTCTGAAATCGAACAAGCTGAGAGCTACGCCTCTCTTCTCAAGGTACCCTTACCCCTACCCCATGTCTTTTCTTTATTGCTATTATATTTTCCTCAATTTTTACCTgtttcttagtttttttttaaaattgttattagctaactttttttaaaaaaattattaattgtttgaatataataaacttagaaatttaaatttgaaacttaTTTTTGCTCTGTAGTTTCAACTGGAAGATGCTATTGAGAGGGAAGACTTTGAAGAAGCCGCTAACTTGAAAAACGCCATTGCAGAAGCTGCTTCTAAGGATACTGTGGCAGAAATAATGGCTCAGCTGAAGgtttaatattactatatgAGGTCCTTGATATACTACATGCATGCGTAATCTCTCGTTTTGTCATCTGATTTCTTGCTTTTTTTCTGCAGAATGCGATTGATGAAGAGCGATATCATGATGCTTCAAGGTTGTGTAGATACACAGGAAGTGGACTGGTAATCTTTTCAGCCTTTATTGCCTACTATCAAAACCATGCTTATGCAgtcttttagaaatttgttAAATGGATTCTCTTCCCATGCATGAAGCATGTTCACATACTTTGTTGTGATGGCTACTGAGTGATTTCATTAGCTGTTTGTTTTGGCTATGGACCTTCCCGAACTGGACCTGAAGATGAAGCTATcattaatgttaattattattgttttcatgTCTTGGAAGGTTGGCTGGTGGGTGGGCTACTCTAAGGACTCTGATGATCCCTTTGGCAGACTAATACAAATAAAACCTGGCGTTGGCAGATTTGTTGCCCGGAACTACAGCCCAAGGTATAAATATTTCTGGCTCTGGATAATATATTCTATATTCGGCGATTGTTAGTAACTATCGTTTGCTACAGACAGTTGGTGTCTGCATCTCCAGGAACTCcactatttgaaattttcgtGGTCAAAGATAATGAGGAATCATACGTCATGCAGGTGAAGTACTGTTTGTTTGGATTGTAGCAAATTTACGATACTGTTTATGTCAAATTCACATGTTGTAGACAAGCCACTGGTTAGATTTCCTGCTGGTTTAATTGACGGAACCATTTTGTGCGTGTGCCTAGTTTAACATGAATTAATATAGAGAAATGAGACTTGAGATGGTTCTTACTTCATTTATGTTCATTTGCTTCTGTCATTCACCATTAGACAAGTTCAAAAACCCGCATCATGCATTCCATACTGTATACGCTATACCGATAGGATGCTAGGTGTTCCTACTTAAAAACTGatctttattatgttttaaatgttttcTCATTATCAAATTCCTGTAGAATAAATCATTAGCATAGCTACAATATGGAAGACTGTAAAACCTTAGCAGATGTAGAATAGTTGTAAGGAGTTGCAATGATTCACTGGGCCACATCACGAAAGCCTTAATTTGTGTATTGTACACTTGGGTCCTGAATATTGGGCTTCAGCAATTTGACTCTTTGGGATTTGACCTGGATAATTTTGTCTGGGATATTTAAGCACAGCTCTAGACTTAATAGATGTTTAGTAGTTTTGCAATGTGAGAAATTCATATTTGACATTTGGACACCAATGCTGTATCTGTTGGCAGGTAGTACATTTGAAGCAAGCCAAGGGGAGTTCAACAAACTCTACAAGTTCTCCTTCGAAGTCCACTAAAAGTCCATCCACTTCCGAAGTTGAGAATGCATCAGTAGTAGATGTTCAGGGAACCAAAGTTAAGGAAGAGAGAAGTGATGAGAAAGGCATCAATATTGAGGGAGTAACTGAGGAAGGAATAAAAAgtgtaataaattttcttaaagaaaaaattccaGGATTGAAAGTAAAAGTTATGAACATCGATATTACTGCAGAAGTGACAGATGATGCCGATTCCTTGAAGCAATTAATTCAAGATGGTGAGGAGGCAGAATCTAGTGATTCTGAAGGTGAGGTTGATGATATTGAAGAGATTCAGCCTGATGAGGTTGCTCTTGAAGGAGCCAATGAGGCCTCAGAAGATGAAAAGGAACTGGATACAAAGGTTTTCATTGGTGGGGTTGTACATAACAATGAGGATGCTCCCACCAAGGATGAGTATGTACGTATGCCAGCTGATGTTAAAGATTTGGAGAAAGATTCTTTTGTGTTACATGTTCCTGCAAAAAGTCTTGATTATGATCACACTGGAGAAAGTAAAATGTCTAAGCTGAAAGTAGCTGCCTTAGCAGCTCAAGGTGTTTCAGAGCTTATGCCTTTTGATGTTGCAAAGGCATTTTGGAGTTCTGACAAAGCCTCTTCAAAGGTGAGATAGAGATTTACTCGTTAAATTTAGGAAGCTGTGATGGCATCTTTCACTGCTAATTGCTATTATTGATAAAGTTTATAAATGAATACAGTAAAAAAGAGGTTTAATCTGAAGCACATGAAGCATATGtagatttttgaatttattcttataatttcaTTCTCTTGGTACATAATAATGTAAAAGAATACCTTATGTTTATGCCATTTATTGATCTTTTGTCATAGTTTTGATTAACTGTTTCAGCAGCAGAATGGTTCTACTCTGAAATAAATTGGAAAGTGAAATActataatatcttttaataaatcttgGATGCTAGTGATATCTTATTCATAAATTTCGGATTCTAGTtggaaaactaaaaaaatctcTTGATGTGCTGATATTCAATTAAGAAGTGCTGATATTCAATTAAGAATTATGTCTGCACTTTGAAAAGTGTGAGACAATGATTATGATCAAGTTGATTATCTGTTAACATCATCTTAGGTTTCTAGAGATGTGCGTGAAGTCTTGAAACTTGCAGTCAGTCAGGCGCAGAAGCAGAGCAGACTATCTGAGTATACAACCTTTAGTCGAATCAACACTTCCGAAGGAGATTTAGATCCATTTGATGGTGAGTATTCTTACTggatttatgtgtttatggaTGTGTATTCTCTTTCAATTCGTAAAATTGAGATCTTTTGGTTGACTGTAGGACTGTATGTTGGAGCGTTCGGCCCTTACGGCACTGAAGTTGTACAATTGAGGCGAAAATACGGTCAATGGAGTGGTGAGGGTGAGAAGTCTTCAGATATGGAGTTTTTTGAATACGTGGAGGCTGTAAAACTAACTGGGGACCTTAATGTTCCTGCTGGTGAGGTTAGTATCTTTTAACTGGGACCTATTTGTTTGGAAAGTGTTGGTTAGGTGCTCATGTAATGGAAAGttttttttctaatcattAAACTTTTGGGATGCTTAGGTGACATTTCGGGCTAAAATTGGGAAAGGGAGTCGCCTCCCTAACCGTGGGAAGTTTCCAGATGAGTTGGGTGTGGTAACTCTCTCCCCCCCTCTCTCGTTTTCTTtcatgtatgtgtgtgtgtgtaatttCTCTTCACTATTTTGTTGCTTTGTGTAAGAAATAGCTATATGTTGATATTTCCATTCATGGGCATGAACAACATGCACAATTTCGACATGTCAAGTTTATGGAATTGTTGGGTTAtgtacctttttctttttctttagttgAGGAGTGGGAATTTGGTTTTTGGAGTGGGAATTTGGTTTTTGGACTTGTATGTTTATGACCTCCCTTGTAAGTTTCAAGAGTACagtttatttgttttcctttCCACATGTATATGTAGTGAATATGAGGCTTTATGGTTAACAAATTCAACCCCGTTTTTGGTCATACTTGTTATGACTTATGGAGTACAAGTGCAGTGAAAATATCTTAGAATTTGTAATACTCTGTAGCTTCTACTATTGTTGGTTTAGGTTACAGACAGTGAACTAATTGTAAGCTACTTTGTCCAGGTTGCTAGTTACAGTGGTCAAGGAAGAATAGCAGACTTTGGGTTCAGAAATCCTAAATGGGTTGATGGTGAACTTCTTCAACTCAACGGCAAGGTAGTTTAACAAGATTTTCGTTAATGTTTGGTTGCCTTTATTCTCTATGCTACTCTGATAATGGCTAACAAAACTTCTTGTTTTAGTATTTGGATGCATCTGTAGGAAGTCTTGTCTTTTACTGGTTCTAGATAAATCTGTGTTTATGCTTTTTCTGTAGGGGATGGGACCATACGTCAAAGGCGCAGATCTTGGTTTCCTTTACGTTGTCCCTGAGCAAAGTTTCCTTGTGTTGTTTAACCGTTTAAAGCTGCCAGACTAAGCCATCTGGTTAATATTTGGTTAACTCAAAATCACCTATGATACAGCTAATATTAGATGCGATGCGAGTACTTTCGTATACAGCAGCTGAAAATGAGAGTTTGGTTCTCTGTCTTTTGGTATTTATCGTATCTCTTTGGTTCCCCACTTTTTTCAAGGTTTTGTATATCATTTTTGTTACCTGACCAAAATATGTAGACAGCCTATAATTCAATACCCGAATGGCCTTTCTCCTAGTAATTATTCATTGCTTTTGGAGGTTCTCTTAGGATCTTGCGTAGCATCTTTTTCCTGTGGTTCttgtgattatttatcaaTACTTTTTGTGTATCAgtaatttataagttatatCTGAGGATGCTCGTGCGTTTGCATCTTCCGATTGCTTGGAAGCATCAGTGAATCATTGAGGAACATAAGCGTGTGAACTGGACCATGTAAGCTTAAAGAGATCAACTTTGGAATGAAAAAGCAGAGATAAATTTTCTGTGGATCCATAAAgtagaaaaagcaaaacaTAATGGTGAttactttttgttattgaagGCATTAAAGGCATGATCTTTAATCTTTGCTTGTTTCTTTTTGGTATATACTTACTTTTGGAATTGAATACCCTCTAACAGATATCAGGTGGGCTCGGCAATCTCCATTATAGCACAGAAATTTCTTCTTATAGTTGtctttatatatcaatattattgatagtattttttaaaaaaaaaaaagagaaaaaaagaaagaaggagAAGAGTTTCTGGAGGAATTTGTGAAAGGAAATGATAGCCCACTCTTAAAGAAATGTGAGGGAACTTTTACCTGTTCCACATTTTAAAGTTCCCCAACGAAAGCTTGCGACGATGATAGAGAATCAAATCCACTTTACactttgttgctttttctgattttattttacttttattggGTTATCAGCTGCACCATGCATGCTTCCATTatggaatattttttttttttggtcccTATAAATTGTCCGTTGATGATTACCATTAGGGTTGGCAATGAGACGAGATGGGATGAGATTTATCAATTTCAGTCCCATCCTGTATATACAAatgggataaaaaaatatctcaatttcgtctctatattttttttgggataaaaataTGTTCTAATTCCGTCCCAAAAGATATGGAATCCTGTGGGATCCCATcccaattgaaaaaattttcattcttaatcgGTAATGAGACGGGATGGGACGAGATTTGTCAATTCCACTCTCGTCCCGCATATGtaattgggataaaaaaaagtttcaatcccgtccctaaatttttttatgggacAAAAATATATCTCAATCCCGTCCCAAATGAAATGGGATCCCGCAGGATCCCGTCCCATCGGGAAAAATTGCTATCCTTAATTaccatattagaaaaagagtaatgatatagctataaatttttctacaaatttattttgtacaaatggATGttgtatgataaaattgattgaattaaatatctcttattctacattatttatttttattattttatatttttattcaaccaatgaattaatgctacatcagtttgtataaaaatttatggccgtatcattactctattttatacatgaaaaaataaatgaaaaagaaataacaaacCTCAGCAGCGAACTGAAAAATCTTTTAGAAAATGTTAATCTATTCTCCAAAACCTACGataataatttacttatttatatattataaaagtgGATGTGATCATGTGAATTTAAGTAAAATGTGTACAAGTTGTTGTATGGTATGTTTGtcatatttcttctttttctaaaagtaatgatacagccacagtTCGTTGTTGAGATttgctctttcttttttagttattttttcatgtataaaaataataactatgCAGAATCTCGGATTTCACCTATAAAAGagtaatttaacttttaaagaaGGGGAAGAAAAGATATGatgaatatttcaagttctttttatttgaaattgaattttttactaatattttttattgacaagATTATGTTCTCTTCCAATATGTACTCTTATTCATGAAATAATTGTTGCAATACttgttaaaaattcaatttcaagacTAAGAATCATATACAATACTAAAGTGCAAGCCATTGCATTAAtcgtaaatattatttttagtatatcACAATCATACTAGAAAGATGATCAGTTTATAATGCCCAAATTATAAATCGATTTCAcaatatattgaattattaattcttacttatttttttttttagaagaatCCTTACTTAATTTAGAAAACTCTAATATTCTTCACAAGTAATAACAAAATGCCATGTTATTCATACCAGTCCATACTTTaccaaaaattattacaatctttataacataaaatctCAAACTTGTCGCTACAACAATATTCATATTCTGCAAAAATAACCCAACAACGaagtaaagaattaaaatcatGCAACAAGAAcaataatagaataaattaaataattttcattaaaaattaaaataatttataaatacgTAAGTTTTCCAACGTCTTATTatcttatatatttacatcaaaaacaataaaaaggaTAAAGATGAGAAACAATAGTTTTCATTTACTAACTATGCCATCACAATAATTCCACGGCCAATGCTGTACAAATCatagaaaaatctttaaaatagaTGCCACGTCACAGTGGACTGAGTGGGGACCCCAGTCGAATCATTGAAGTTGAAGTTTAAAGACTCCCAGTCTCCCACTTTCGCTTTAACAAGTTTCTCCCTCTTTCTCACTTCCCAAACAAACTTTTTCCCTCTTGATAAATTCCCGAGAAACCCAAACTGAGGCGGATAAATTATGGAAACCAAATCACAACATCAAAACATACAGCAAAAGACAAACACAAAGAGAGCCAACGGCAACAACATGAAACGATCTTCGTCGTCGAACTCCGACTCTCCTCACTCACCGCACCGTTTCCACTCGCCACTCCGATCCGACCCGGGCGACCCCGACCCCCCCGACGCCTTCGCTTCTCCTGACGCCTCGCCACAGAAGTCACCGATAAATCATGACGACAAACCGAACTCGAAAGCCATCGTCGCCGTCGCCGACAAGTTCACGCAGAGCTCTCCGATGCTGGAGAAGCCGGCGGAGGTAAAGACTTCTGTAATGTTTAACAAGGCAGTGAGAGAAGACGGTACGCCTTCTGTGATGAAGACCGAACCCGGCCGAGTAGGAGGAGGGAGATCGGGGCCGGTGGCGTCGATACTGAAGAGATCGAAGTTTGAGGCGAGGCTGATGTTTGCGAATTTAGGGTTTAGGTTAATCGAAGTCGTTTTGAGTCTGATTTCTTTCTCTGTTATGGCCGCTGATAAGACGCAGGGCTGGAGCGGCGATTCCTTTGATCGTTACAGAGAATACaggttttaatttaattctttcattCACTCATAATTCTGTATTTTTGATACTTCTcttcttttctaatttagtAGAGTATTAACTGGTTACCagtcaattcaatttttatatatgggGGCGTATTTAACTATTTGTTCCTTCCCACTAActtgaattcaattttgtgtttttttttttaatactgaaaATAGCATAAATACACTACATTGCATGTTTGTCAGTTCTCTTAAAATGGACATCAAGGACTAGACAAAGATGAATAATTAACTCTCAACAGTTTGTGGCAGCTTATGTATGTTTTTCTGTAAAATTTGAACTTTATGGAGTCAGTAGGGACCCCTGCAGATACCATTACTATTCAGAAATGCAATCCTGTTCTTCTTGTCATTTTTATACTCATGTAATTACTTCTCAAAGGATGTTTGATTGGAGATGGAACTTGATGGCAGGTACTGTTTATCTGTGAACGTTATTGCATTTGTATATTCGGGATTTCAAGCATATGATCTAGCTTACTATCTGGCCAAGGGAAAACATGTGATCCGATACCATCTCAGGCAaccctttgatttttttatggaCCAGGTTAGTTTTTCAACCttggtggtttttttttttttttcccctgacCTATCTTCCTTAATACCTTGCTTCAGATGCttatataactaataaaatgttttaagCCCATTACTACTATAAGCTGGATCCTGGATTATGTATTGAGTCAGTCAGTTATATTTGTTTCTTGGGTTCTGGGCATGTTTGGCATACAATAATTGCACTCAGGCTCAGAGTGTTTACACTACACGGTTTCCACTATTGTGCAGCTTGAATGATcgttcacctttttttttttttttttgaattacatGAAATTATTGCTCAGAATACAACTCATATTTAATGAGATTactatattgatatttataattagacaGAATGATGGTTCACCTAGTTGGACAAAGATATGCCAATGGATACACCCCCTTTTACAAAGGGGTTGTCATGTCTATGTGCTGAGTTACGAAAGTAATGTTTTTCCTCTTGTTGGTTCAAATTGCAGATACTGGCATATCTTCTTATATCGGCGTCATCAGCGGCAGCCACTCGGGTTGATGACTGGCAATCAAATTGGGGCAAGGATGAGTTTACTGAGATGGCTAGTGCTTCAGTCGCAATGTCCTTCCTCGCTTTTATTGCCTTTGCCTTAAGCTCCGTTATTTCAGGTTACAACCTATTTAACCATGACTCATGAGGCCACGTGAATACAACAGCTGCTGTgcatcatatttaattttattttatttttcaagaaatgCAAAAAGGAATTAAGAGGTTCAAATCCAGATTTTCCATCTTGTATGGAGTGCTCCTTcttatgatatatatatttttctctcaaaaatttgaaaataatgtaaagtttttttttttttaattttatgatgaatatgaaatcaatttacaattttaactgTCATTTTACATAGCTTTGGGGGTGATCATATGGTGTGAGGATaaagttttttcctttttcttttcccctaaagttctgaaatttattattatagatgtttctttaaatttctcatGGAAAGTTTGGACGGTTATTCAAAAGAATCAAAACAGTTacttgttaaaaaaaacaaaatcattaaatggCTGTTCGTCATCAAGCCATGTGTGAAGCGCAGGGCTAGACTTAGCAGTTAAGTCACTTCCCAGTTGGTACTTTGCGCAGGACTGCACCTCGTACAGTCATAGTGCATTATTGTCACTTTTTCCTCTATCCATTTAAATGTACTTTGCTGACCCCAGACTCGCTGTGAAGTGATTGAACTCACGCACAGGCTCGCGATGAAGGGGTTGAATCGAGGTACTAAAACATTTTTATCTTCCGAGCATTTCCGGCACTCGGTTAATCTATCGTAAATGATTTGGTATTCAATTGGACCAACTTTAAAGACGAATTCCTtccctaaaaaaaataagacaaacCTGTGACTGCAACTCTATTTGTGGAGAGTTAAAATTAGCGCCAAATTCACGAACTCGCAACAACTGTCACAACCCAATGAATGACCGTGTGTTTCGTGGGATCTACATAGAAAGCAACCCTATCCAAGCCTAATGACATCGTCAATTCCATCAATAATTATTGCTTGTCTAATTGCAACAATAATCTTTATTAGTTACCAAACACTCCTCTCATCTCCCCTTGCCACCATGTCTGCTCTCTAATTCAATAAACCGCTTGAGGGGAGATGTGCGCTGACATTCACAATGTGTGTGGGTTTACTTAGAACTTTACTTTTGAAGGTAAATACCTGTGAAATTGAATAACTAGCTCAACTCCCATGAAGCCCAGCGGCCGAGTGTTGGATTTCTGGAACCCAAGGCTGAAGCCCAATGGTCTGGTCAGCAATTcgcacacatacacacacactgTTTTTAAGTTGCTGCCATCCAACAGCTTATTAAACGAGATCAGGCCACTTGATAGTTGATAATGAGATCATTCATCACTGAACTGACCCAAAGTTGATCACTCTAATCTCGCTTTCAGATTACGTGTTAAATCACTAAAAGCAGGGTGATAGGGAGGGACCAGCTGTCCTGTCAGTACAATCACATTGGCCAAAAGAGGTTAATACTTCTGCCGCCAATGCCAATTGTTACGCTGTCGTGAGGAATTAGCTTGCTTAGTAAGCATAAATCCATTCTTTTAATCGTCTGCTCTCATTTGTTTCTGCTCTTACCTCCATGAGAAAATAATTGGCTTATGGctctaattaattgaataatggTGGGCTCTCACGTCATCAAAGATTTATACTCAACAGAccaaagaaaaagcaaatgaTGACCAAGACGCATCCTGTCTCAATTCAACAACCACGATATTTGTGTTGCTGTTCATGCTGCTTTGTGGGGTTTATCAACCACATGACTCCATATGACAAGTTGCTACTATGCAAATTCATCATCCATGCTTTGCCTATCCCAAATTAATTCTTCATTTATATTACCACTTATCATGCTTAAACGATCGTTCCCATTCTCATAATATCATTATCACAAACTCTATATAATGCCGGTATCAAgattttggtttaaaaaatctCACAACATATTAAGATTTTGATATAAATCCCTAATCTTGCGTAGATTCCCCCCTCAATCGTCACCCCTtacttttttaacttttgtgaTGCATCAAAATTAGACTACCAGCgtcaaaattgaagaaagtaggcactgaaaattgaaaaaaaaaaagacaactGATCGATTCAAGTCCACCTGAAAACGAAGTTTGTAAATGATCTCTAGCAAAGCccttgtaaaataaacacaaaccCAAAAAAGGTTCACGTGGCATCCTCAATATGCCATGTTCAAATCTCAACTACGTGACAAATAGGGTTATTTTTACatacctcccctgaggtttcaCCTAATATCAGTTTAATAGAAAGTATCTCCATATTTTTACATCCCTCCCCTAAAGTTAGTATTTCCGTCAGTTGACCGTTAGTGGACTAACAAGAGGACGAAAATACCCTTTCAAGGTTGACAGTCTTCTTTCAACCAACAAAAACTCAAATCCCCTGTACCACCTCACCAACAAAAACACATCCTTGTTTTCTTAAAATCAAGCTTTcgatttttgatatttttccccaaaaattcaaataaaaaatcaattcgaAAAAACTAAACCTCATAACATGTCCAACGTCATCTAACTTTAGCTTGGTATCCATAACAACAGCACCAAATGTTGCTATGAAAGCACCGTCGACTAAACTTCAATTTATGTCCGCGGCAcaaccaaaataatttatatcaattaaattagcCAATTCTAAAAGCAAATAAACACAATTCGTCCCTCTGCCAACAACAACCTGCACCAgtgagaaaagaagaaaataagacCGATTCCGcgaagaagaaataaaaagaaaatgaaggaagAACAAACAAGGAGGGAAGCAAATGGTCACGATGATGGTGATGGGGTCTTTTCCTAAAGTTTATGAAAAGATGAGCTTTCCGGCGAAGATCAGCCGCTGGTGGTCCAGTGGAATCCCTTCCTTGTCCTGGATCATAGCCTTGACATTGTCGATCGTGTCGGAGCTCTCCACCCCGAGAGTGATGGTCTTGCCGGTCAAAGTTTTCACAAAGATCTGCATCTGTTAATCGTAATCaaagcaaataaattaattttatttaactaatgtTGGCAGCTTTGCTATTAGTGACTTAGGGTTTACTGCGGCGGCGGTCGCTAGTGCTGTTGGTGGATTGAGTTCTGCCATGGCTGCTCAGCTTGTCTGGACCCCAGTTGATGTTGTGACTCAGAGGCTTATGGTGGCTAATGGGGCCGATGCTAGATACGTAAATGGGGTTGATATGTTTAGGAAGATTGTTAGAAATGATGGGGTTAGAGGATTGTATATGGGTTTCAGGATTTCAATCTTGACAAATGCACCATCAAATGCAGTTTGGTGGGCGTCTTATTCCGTTGCTCAAAGGCTTGTTTGGGGTGGAGTTGGGTGTTTATTGCGCAGGAAATATGGTGACCGTGAGGGtgatatgatgatgattaggCCGGATTCAAAAACTGTGATGGCGTTTCAGGGAGTGAGTGCAGCCATGGTTGGTGGTTTATCGACTTTGATTATGATGCCACTTGATACGATTAAAACGAATTTTAAATGAACTTTTACGATTTTACCTTGTGTACTGATGATATACATAACTTTATACTAACTGCAGGGGAGGAATGTAAAAACACGGAGATactttctattaaattgatattaggtaaaacctcaggggaggtatGTAAAAATAACCCTGACAAATATTATCTATCATAAGCCCTCtagttttgtttatttgttattttctttttcaaaacaaaaaaaaaattaaaaaaatgacgcCAACCGCTggcctatatatatatttctatcTTATTCACACGTCAAAATTTTAGCCGACCGATTGAAAAAGGAAACCTGTCATATATAGCCAAGTTATGTCGTTCCTTCTATCGTTGTGTAGAAGGATTGacaatattaataacaccAAACAATTAGGCTTTATAATATTAGACTTAAAGCAACATGATGCCAACTTACACCTAAAGTATGTATTATATAGATTATAATTAACGTATATTTTAAACTAAAGCTAATTAATCCAATTGGTATCCACCAACCATGATTAAGTACGGATTAGGGATATATTCTGTACTATTGagttttaattaatctattattttCTAGCTCATCTAAAACGGACACGTACGATATTGTCCAGTTCATAACGTATCCATGCATGTGCA encodes:
- the LOC102616290 gene encoding protein EXECUTER 2, chloroplastic isoform X2, with amino-acid sequence MIITNNGWGITPATQTQLRRRPPPPRFQCLDLSVKKSSTPTSSLSFVLGCYSFPSSSKYKKVKHPLPQPLCCLCSDNTHSTNTNNTISSSSLDWDWNRWTRHFSEIEQAESYASLLKFQLEDAIEREDFEEAANLKNAIAEAASKDTVAEIMAQLKNAIDEERYHDASRLCRYTGSGLVGWWVGYSKDSDDPFGRLIQIKPGVGRFVARNYSPRQLVSASPGTPLFEIFVVKDNEESYVMQVVHLKQAKGSSTNSTSSPSKSTKSPSTSEVENASVVDVQGTKVKEERSDEKGINIEGVTEEGIKSVINFLKEKIPGLKVKVMNIDITAEVTDDADSLKQLIQDGEEAESSDSEGEVDDIEEIQPDEVALEGANEASEDEKELDTKVFIGGVVHNNEDAPTKDEYVRMPADVKDLEKDSFVLHVPAKSLDYDHTGESKMSKLKVAALAAQGVSELMPFDVAKAFWSSDKASSKVSRDVREVLKLAVSQAQKQSRLSEYTTFSRINTSEGDLDPFDGLYVGAFGPYGTEVVQLRRKYGQWSGEGEKSSDMEFFEYVEAVKLTGDLNVPAGEVTFRAKIGKGSRLPNRGKFPDELGVVASYSGQGRIADFGFRNPKWVDGELLQLNGK
- the LOC102616290 gene encoding protein EXECUTER 2, chloroplastic isoform X1; amino-acid sequence: MIITNNGWGITPATQTQLRRRPPPPRFQCLDLSVKKSSTPTSSLSFVLGCYSFPSSSKYKKVKHPLPQPLCCLCSDNTHSTNTNNTISSSSLDWDWNRWTRHFSEIEQAESYASLLKFQLEDAIEREDFEEAANLKNAIAEAASKDTVAEIMAQLKNAIDEERYHDASRLCRYTGSGLVGWWVGYSKDSDDPFGRLIQIKPGVGRFVARNYSPRQLVSASPGTPLFEIFVVKDNEESYVMQVVHLKQAKGSSTNSTSSPSKSTKSPSTSEVENASVVDVQGTKVKEERSDEKGINIEGVTEEGIKSVINFLKEKIPGLKVKVMNIDITAEVTDDADSLKQLIQDGEEAESSDSEGEVDDIEEIQPDEVALEGANEASEDEKELDTKVFIGGVVHNNEDAPTKDEYVRMPADVKDLEKDSFVLHVPAKSLDYDHTGESKMSKLKVAALAAQGVSELMPFDVAKAFWSSDKASSKVSRDVREVLKLAVSQAQKQSRLSEYTTFSRINTSEGDLDPFDGLYVGAFGPYGTEVVQLRRKYGQWSGEGEKSSDMEFFEYVEAVKLTGDLNVPAGEVTFRAKIGKGSRLPNRGKFPDELGVVASYSGQGRIADFGFRNPKWVDGELLQLNGKGMGPYVKGADLGFLYVVPEQSFLVLFNRLKLPD
- the LOC102616582 gene encoding CASP-like protein 4A3 codes for the protein METKSQHQNIQQKTNTKRANGNNMKRSSSSNSDSPHSPHRFHSPLRSDPGDPDPPDAFASPDASPQKSPINHDDKPNSKAIVAVADKFTQSSPMLEKPAEVKTSVMFNKAVREDGTPSVMKTEPGRVGGGRSGPVASILKRSKFEARLMFANLGFRLIEVVLSLISFSVMAADKTQGWSGDSFDRYREYRYCLSVNVIAFVYSGFQAYDLAYYLAKGKHVIRYHLRQPFDFFMDQILAYLLISASSAAATRVDDWQSNWGKDEFTEMASASVAMSFLAFIAFALSSVISGYNLFNHDS
- the LOC102629324 gene encoding uncharacterized protein LOC102629324, yielding MAAQLVWTPVDVVTQRLMVANGADARYVNGVDMFRKIVRNDGVRGLYMGFRISILTNAPSNAVWWASYSVAQRLVWGGVGCLLRRKYGDREGDMMMIRPDSKTVMAFQGVSAAMVGGLSTLIMMPLDTIKTNFK